The Chanos chanos chromosome 6, fChaCha1.1, whole genome shotgun sequence genome includes a region encoding these proteins:
- the LOC115815625 gene encoding G-protein coupled receptor 61-like: MEPQWNYSTSAQWAANVSISLPSEGGALSQSLALLAMLLMDLLAVIGNAAVMVVIAKAPQLRKFAFVFHLCLVDLLAALVLMPLGMLSSRAFFGDALCRSYLFLSVCFVSAAILSISAINVERYYYIVHPMRYEVKMTLGLVGSVLAGIWVKALAMSALPLLAWAFQGGKSPLLEGGGGGVSGGVAASPTQGHRRCSLHWTGGGTNRLAFMVLFTVVYFLCPLLVILVVYCSMFKVARVAAMHHGPLPTWMDTPRRQRSESLSSRSTMVTSSGTGTGTVAGRGTPQRPFGGGKAAAVLVAVGGQFLFCWLPYFSFHLYSALASAQPSTLAPLEDVVTWIGYFCFTSNPFFYGCLNRQIREELGKHLPCLFRRPAGEDEDRLPSREGSIEENFMQFLQGTGCNLEPQDSQSTSSPKGEPHRPVGHAQSQPTHPQQQQPIPIDFRIPGQIAEETSEFLEQHQIKNNLIVSDS, translated from the coding sequence GGAACTACTCCACATCAGCCCAGTGGGCGGCCAATGTGTCCATCTCACTACCTTCTGAGGGAGGAGCTCTGTCCCAGTCATTAGCCCTGTTGGCCATGCTCCTAATGGACTTGCTGGCTGTGATAGGTAACGCAGCTGTCATGGTCGTCATTGCCAAGGCACCACAGCTCCGAAAGTTTGCCTTCGTCTTCCACCTGTGCCTCGTGGACTTGCTGGCGGCGCTGGTGTTGATGCCTCTGGGCATGCTCTCGAGTCGAGCCTTCTTTGGAGATGCGCTGTGTCGGAGCTACCTCTTCCTAAGCGTCTGTTTTGTCAGTGCCgccattctctccatctctgccatCAACGTGGAGAGGTATTACTATATTGTACATCCAATGCGCTATGAAGTCAAAATGACTCTGGGTCTGGTAGGTTCAGTGCTAGCCGGAATCTGGGTGAAAGCTCTAGCCATGTCAGCCCTGCCTCTACTGGCCTGGGCCTTCCAGGGCGGAAAGAGCCCGCTTctggagggaggaggtggtggggtTAGCGGGGGTGTAGCAGCATCCCCTACTCAGGGACACAGACGTTGCTCACTACACTGGACAGGAGGTGGGACCAATCGCTTGGCCTTCATGGTACTCTTCACCGTGGTATACTTTCTATGCCCACTTCTTGTTATCCTGGTGGTGTACTGCAGTATGTTCAAAGTGGCAAGGGTCGCAGCCATGCACCACGGACCGCTGCCCACCTGGATGGACACACCGCGACGCCAGCGCTCCGAATCCCTCAGTAGTCGTTCCACCATGGTGACCAGCTCTGGGACGGGCACAGGAACAGTGGCCGGCCGGGGCACTCCACAACGACCTTTCGGCGGAGGCAAGGCAGCAGCGGTGCTTGTCGCTGTAGGTGGGCAGTTTCTCTTCTGCTGGCTACCTTATTTCTCCTTCCACCTGTACTCAGCGCTGGCCTCAGCTCAGCCTTCGACACTTGCCCCTCTAGAGGATGTGGTCACGTGGATTGGTTACTTCTGCTTCACCTCGAACCCTTTCTTCTATGGCTGCCTGAACCGACAGATCAGGGAAGAGCTGGGCAAGCACCTTCCCTGTCTTTTCCGTCGGCCAGCCGGCGAGGACGAGGATAGGCTACCCAGTAGAGAAGGTTCGATTGAAGAGAACTTCATGCAGTTCCTCCAGGGCACGGGCTGCAATCTGGAGCCCCAGGACTCACAAAGCACCTCCAGCCCCAAGGGTGAGCCTCATCGGCCCGTAGGCCATGCCCAGTCCCAGCCCACCCAccctcagcagcagcagcctaTTCCCATTGACTTCCGCATTCCCGGACAGATTGCAGAGGAGACATCAGAGTTCTTAGAGCAACACCAGATAAAAAATAATCTTATCGTCTCGGACAGCTGA